Within Pseudomonas cichorii, the genomic segment GTGCAACATCTGCAATTGGGCAATCAGGATTTCGAGAACCTGAGCTGGCCACCGATCGGCACAGGGCTGCCCAGCGAACTGCTGACCCGTCGCCCTGACATCGCCAAGGCCGAAGCCGAGCTGGTCGCCGCCCAGGCCGATGTCACCGTAGCCCGCGCGGCCCTGCTGCCCAAATTGACCCTGAGCGCTACTTTAGGCACGGAAGTGGTCAGGGCCGAAGACTGGCTGCGAGCGCCCTTCAGCAGTCTGGCTGCCGGCCTGACCGGACCGATTTTCAATAACGGACGCTTGAGTGCAGAGCGCGACAAGGCCACGGCCCGTCAGGAAGAACTGCTGGAAACCTATCGCGGCGCGATCATCAACAGCTTCGCCGACGTGGAGAAAGCCCTGAACAGCATCAGCGGCCTCGACCAGCAAAGGCACTGGCACGACGAAGAACTCAAACAGGCCCAGACCGCATTCCGCATCGCCCAGAGCCGTTACGAGGCCGGCGCGGAGGATTTGCTGACCGTGCTGGAAACCCAACGCACACTGTATCTGGCCCAGGATGTGAGCGTGCAGCTTCGGCTGTCGAGGGTGCAGGCGAGTATTGCGCTGTACAAGGCCCTGGGTGGCGGCTGGTCACACCCGCTGTAGGAATGCCTTGGCCGCGACGGCAGTGTGAACGACGGTGTATTTCCGGCACCGTCGCGAGCAAGCTCACTCCCCCATGAAAACCGGCGTCACACTCAAACCGGATTACCCCCCGCCAAACCACTTGTCCGGCAGCAGATTTCTTGCATACCAGGGCCGACGCGGCACGCGGCGCAGGAGGTTGCCGAGCTTGTCATCGGCAGCAAAAGTAATGCGCAGCGCCAGCTTCATGACCTCCGGGTCCATTTCCATGGTGGTCCCGGCATTCAGGCCCGGTGCGGTGCTGCATCCATGAGTCTGCGGGCCGAGCCAGGGATCGCTGATTTCAACCCAGCGCCCCGGCGCGAACCATGGCACGCCATTGACCTCAAGACGGCTCACTTCTCCCGGATGAAAGCGCTCATGGGCACGGAACCAGTCGTCGATCCGGTCATCGATCCAGCCATGGAACATCCAGAAAACCGGATGCACATGGGAAGAAAACGGGTCAGCGAGAAAATCGTTTTCCGGCTCGAACCAGCGCGCCGCGAAATCCGCCGAATCACGGGCCATGGGCACCGGCTCGCCATTTGAAGGGTCCCTCGCAACGGACGCCCAGCGCATGTGCAACCAGTCATGCAGTTCCAGTTCAACCTGGGAACCAAACTGGCCAAGGGTCAGTTTCGACAGAAAGCGCGGGTCCCTGTATTGGGATTCCCACGCCTGAAAATGCGTGCTGAATGTCTCGTCGCTTTTGATATCGCTGACCAACTGGCTATATTCCGCATCACCATTGGCCTGCCAGGGCGGTGGCAACGCGCAGCCATCGTGATTATCGAAGTATCGGGCAAAGCCCTGACGGTCCCGCTCAAGCTCCGGCTGCGGCAAAGGGAAGCGCGGCCAGGAAGGCAGCTCCTGAAACTGCCGGGCCTGGATCAGCATGTGCCGATGCATATAGAAAAAGTCGATGCCCGAGCCATTACGGTCCTTGCGCTCGCCACGGGCATCGCGCTCCTTGTCTCTCGGGCCTGGCTGCCAGCCGATACCGCGCAGGGCATTGCGTTTTTCTTCGGGCAGGCGATGCCACTTATCGCGGCTGGCATGCCAGAGCTGGTGAAACAGGCGATGCTCCTTTGAAACCAGCCAGGCCAGAAACGGAGGCGTCAGCCCGATACGGTCACGGGCTTCGGGAAACACCTGCTTGGTGGCAATAAAACGATTTTCCAGCTCAGGCAACGCCAGCGGACGATCCAGACGCTCGATGCGCCCACTCAAAGTGCCGCTGCCCGCATTACCGAAGCTGCCCCAGACTTCATCCAGAACCATGCTGAATTCATAGTCCGGCGCATCGCTTTGCGGGCTGTCATCGAGATGGCCGTCAATGACCCGAAAATACAGCGTCGAGGCATCGGCAGAACGCAGGTCGCCGATCACCCGAAAGCGCGGTTCAGCATCGCCACGCAGACGCTCAGCGGTGTCGATATAACCCCGCAGGCCACGGCCACGCGGGGCAATGTCCAGGAACATTTCCAGGCCCTTGAGCGGCGCTCCGGCCAATCCTGCATCACGCCCCTCGAAACGTATATCCCATATCCCGCGCAGCTTGTCGGCCAGCCGCTGGGTAGCGGTATCGGCCGCAGCGGCAGTCGCTTCCCCCGGTGTAACGG encodes:
- the pvdP gene encoding pyoverdine maturation tyrosinase PvdP, with protein sequence MTISRRGFIAGLALTGAAVPAAYYAHRELTRVEEPVTPGEATAAAADTATQRLADKLRGIWDIRFEGRDAGLAGAPLKGLEMFLDIAPRGRGLRGYIDTAERLRGDAEPRFRVIGDLRSADASTLYFRVIDGHLDDSPQSDAPDYEFSMVLDEVWGSFGNAGSGTLSGRIERLDRPLALPELENRFIATKQVFPEARDRIGLTPPFLAWLVSKEHRLFHQLWHASRDKWHRLPEEKRNALRGIGWQPGPRDKERDARGERKDRNGSGIDFFYMHRHMLIQARQFQELPSWPRFPLPQPELERDRQGFARYFDNHDGCALPPPWQANGDAEYSQLVSDIKSDETFSTHFQAWESQYRDPRFLSKLTLGQFGSQVELELHDWLHMRWASVARDPSNGEPVPMARDSADFAARWFEPENDFLADPFSSHVHPVFWMFHGWIDDRIDDWFRAHERFHPGEVSRLEVNGVPWFAPGRWVEISDPWLGPQTHGCSTAPGLNAGTTMEMDPEVMKLALRITFAADDKLGNLLRRVPRRPWYARNLLPDKWFGGG